In Comamonas sp. lk, the following proteins share a genomic window:
- a CDS encoding aromatic ring-hydroxylating dioxygenase subunit alpha — protein sequence MSSFVKNAWYVAAWSGEIGRYPMARTILGENLVFWRRQDGSPAALIDRCPHKLAPLSAGSLVGDDLQCGYHGMTFNSHGQCVRIPGQIAIPPSACARPFPLLERFGAVWVWMGEPALADASQIVEVRRYGEPGWGLVDGQYLHFDCNYLNITDNLVDPAHTTYVHRNTIGNAAAEDVSVKVEQGENHVLAYRWVNDSEPVPLVKAMGNFAGQVDRWQYYYLHLPSVSCVDFGSIAANREHSEQEMDAGLRSFSYNFLTPETETTTHYFWLHLRNYQPDSTQASAQVTQLMTDTFLEDAAILALVQREQDRTGIREFVRLGIDNAPARIRRLIARRQEAEQQMAQEAVSTAPPSSSQALTA from the coding sequence ATGAGCAGCTTTGTGAAAAACGCCTGGTATGTGGCCGCATGGAGTGGAGAAATTGGCCGCTACCCGATGGCGCGGACCATTTTGGGCGAAAACCTGGTGTTCTGGCGCCGCCAGGACGGCTCACCAGCCGCCCTGATAGACCGCTGCCCACACAAGCTGGCACCGCTGTCCGCTGGTTCGCTGGTCGGTGACGATCTGCAATGCGGCTACCACGGCATGACGTTCAACAGCCATGGCCAATGCGTGCGCATCCCCGGCCAGATAGCCATCCCACCCTCGGCCTGCGCACGCCCCTTTCCTCTGCTGGAGCGCTTTGGTGCAGTCTGGGTCTGGATGGGAGAACCGGCCCTCGCCGATGCTTCACAGATAGTGGAAGTGCGCCGTTACGGCGAGCCAGGCTGGGGCCTAGTGGATGGCCAGTATCTGCACTTTGACTGCAACTACCTCAACATCACCGACAACTTGGTCGATCCAGCCCACACCACCTATGTGCACAGGAACACCATAGGCAACGCGGCAGCCGAGGACGTGAGCGTGAAAGTGGAGCAAGGCGAGAACCATGTACTGGCCTACCGCTGGGTGAATGACTCCGAGCCCGTTCCGCTGGTCAAGGCCATGGGCAATTTTGCCGGGCAGGTTGATCGCTGGCAGTACTACTACCTCCATCTGCCCTCGGTATCCTGTGTCGACTTCGGCAGCATCGCCGCAAACCGGGAGCACAGCGAGCAGGAAATGGATGCTGGCCTGCGTTCGTTCTCCTACAACTTCCTCACGCCCGAGACCGAGACCACGACCCACTATTTCTGGCTGCATCTTCGCAACTATCAGCCAGACAGCACCCAGGCCAGCGCTCAGGTGACGCAACTGATGACGGACACTTTTCTCGAAGATGCCGCCATTCTGGCCCTGGTGCAACGTGAACAAGATCGCACCGGAATCCGAGAATTCGTGCGTCTGGGCATAGACAACGCGCCTGCGCGCATTCGCCGGCTGATTGCCCGCCGGCAGGAGGCCGAGCAACAGATGGCGCAGGAAGCCGTCTCGACTGCACCGCCTTCATCCAGCCAAGCGCTAACAGCCTGA
- a CDS encoding xylose isomerase: MQNFSLGCNGRGIRHCEPLPLEAQFKMLRDSKVFDHFDRMPQPGQEREYLRLANKYGMPLRTGLWSYTAGRDETALEKNLRVCKEAGAEFHNIMLYTRHAAGHVVTDDDIVAFYLHAWDLGQRIGIAIGMENHIYMWSEDPRRITPLARHVRARGLPFQFVLDHSHVLLKLDNPEEQDVVGIRAQVESGEVIIDPYESGNLIDDWIGQNMVHWLQIRPVSPDGPRNIWQLTDNGHYGRACQYPFTRPGPGQWHESWTAWRVEPCKEVVRRALHHHYTTPDSPLRYITTDMIDMPDYGGGTRYSLFEQNVAIAHWFRDTAGQIRAQHQSRHATAACEASSG; encoded by the coding sequence ATGCAAAATTTCTCCCTGGGTTGCAACGGCCGCGGCATACGCCATTGCGAGCCTTTGCCGCTTGAAGCGCAATTCAAGATGCTGCGCGACAGCAAAGTCTTCGACCACTTCGACCGTATGCCCCAGCCGGGCCAAGAGCGCGAGTACCTGCGGCTGGCCAACAAATACGGCATGCCGCTGCGCACCGGTCTCTGGTCCTATACCGCAGGGCGCGACGAGACGGCACTGGAAAAAAACCTGCGGGTATGCAAGGAAGCAGGTGCCGAGTTTCACAACATCATGCTGTACACCCGCCATGCCGCAGGGCATGTGGTGACGGACGACGACATCGTCGCCTTCTACCTCCATGCCTGGGACCTGGGCCAGCGCATAGGCATAGCGATAGGCATGGAAAACCACATCTATATGTGGAGCGAAGATCCACGCCGCATCACTCCGCTGGCCAGGCACGTGCGTGCACGAGGACTGCCGTTTCAGTTCGTGCTGGACCACAGCCATGTGTTGCTCAAGCTGGACAACCCCGAAGAACAGGATGTGGTCGGCATCCGTGCGCAAGTCGAATCGGGCGAGGTGATCATAGATCCCTATGAAAGCGGCAACCTCATCGACGACTGGATTGGCCAGAATATGGTGCACTGGCTGCAGATACGCCCGGTCTCACCCGACGGCCCACGCAATATCTGGCAGCTGACGGACAACGGCCACTACGGCCGTGCCTGTCAGTACCCGTTCACCCGCCCTGGTCCCGGCCAGTGGCATGAGAGCTGGACTGCATGGCGTGTCGAGCCCTGCAAAGAGGTCGTACGGCGTGCACTGCACCACCACTACACCACGCCAGACAGCCCGCTGCGCTATATCACTACCGACATGATCGACATGCCAGACTACGGCGGCGGCACCCGATACTCTCTTTTCGAGCAAAACGTAGCCATTGCCCACTGGTTCCGGGACACGGCTGGACAGATCCGCGCGCAGCACCAGTCTCGGCACGCGACAGCAGCCTGTGAAGCCAGCAGCGGCTGA
- a CDS encoding DMT family transporter produces MRKSSSGWMNGLVGVAIFAGSLPATRVAVAELNPVFLTCARAAIAAVLGLALLLLLRQPRPTLADAPALLFTAIGCVLGFPLLTALALQHVTSAHSIVFLGLLPLCTALFAVLRAGERPRLPFWLFSVVGAAFVAGYASMGDVEASLKGDLLMLAAVLVCGMGYAEGAQLSRKLGGWQVISWALVFSLPVMLPLALLNMPHSLESVGAGAWIGLAYVSIFSMLIGFVFWYRGLAQGGIAAVGQLQLLQPFMGLGLAALLLQETVSWTMLIVTLVAVVCVGGAKKYA; encoded by the coding sequence ATGAGGAAAAGCAGCAGCGGCTGGATGAACGGTTTGGTGGGGGTGGCGATCTTCGCGGGTTCGCTGCCTGCAACCCGTGTGGCGGTGGCCGAGCTGAATCCGGTTTTTCTGACCTGCGCCCGGGCCGCAATTGCGGCCGTCCTGGGTCTGGCTTTGCTGCTTTTGCTGCGCCAGCCACGGCCGACGCTGGCCGATGCACCTGCGCTGCTGTTCACAGCAATAGGCTGCGTGCTCGGCTTTCCTCTGCTGACGGCTTTGGCGCTGCAGCATGTCACCTCGGCGCATTCCATCGTCTTTCTGGGGCTGCTGCCTTTGTGCACGGCTCTTTTTGCCGTGCTGCGCGCAGGGGAGCGTCCCCGTCTGCCGTTCTGGTTGTTCTCCGTGGTGGGTGCCGCCTTCGTTGCCGGCTATGCCTCCATGGGAGACGTGGAGGCCTCGCTGAAAGGCGATTTGCTGATGCTGGCTGCGGTGCTTGTGTGCGGCATGGGCTATGCCGAAGGTGCCCAGCTTTCGCGCAAGCTGGGCGGCTGGCAAGTCATCAGCTGGGCATTGGTGTTCTCGCTGCCCGTCATGCTGCCCCTGGCCTTGCTGAATATGCCGCATTCGCTGGAGAGCGTGGGTGCTGGGGCCTGGATCGGCCTGGCCTATGTGTCTATCTTCAGCATGCTGATCGGCTTTGTGTTCTGGTATCGCGGTCTGGCTCAGGGCGGGATTGCTGCCGTCGGTCAACTGCAGTTGCTCCAGCCCTTTATGGGCCTGGGTCTGGCGGCGCTTCTGCTGCAGGAAACCGTGAGCTGGACGATGCTCATCGTGACCCTGGTTGCCGTGGTCTGCGTCGGCGGCGCCAAGAAATACGCTTGA
- a CDS encoding LysR substrate-binding domain-containing protein gives MKIRSPSLVELHAFLAVCRHGSFRRAADELCVTQAAVSRAVQRLEEHLPGGRLFERSSAGVSLTARGEQLRKLTERHVLALELAAETLCRASMPQLVRLSVIPTLSIQWLMPRLPEFNQRNPDVHVELRQFKHDEDFTRDDVDLWVEVKRPNRRWPEQVQARYLLGRELVPVCAPALSHQFHRPGDFLAASLLHHTNFPDNWALWFAQAGVACKPQLGPGFDLTMHLIVAAKAGIGVAVVPRSLVQKELQAGELVMPFDISVSCGRGYYLCWNQDAPSFAARDKFAAWLAEQADADNSPEGGSSSAL, from the coding sequence ATGAAAATCCGATCTCCCTCACTGGTCGAACTGCACGCCTTCCTGGCGGTCTGCCGCCATGGAAGTTTTCGCCGTGCGGCCGATGAGCTTTGCGTCACGCAAGCCGCCGTTAGCCGTGCGGTACAGCGGCTGGAAGAGCATTTGCCGGGCGGCCGCCTTTTCGAACGCAGCTCGGCCGGGGTATCGCTCACGGCGCGCGGAGAGCAGTTGCGCAAGCTGACCGAGCGCCATGTGCTGGCGCTGGAGCTGGCTGCCGAGACGCTGTGCCGTGCCTCCATGCCCCAGCTGGTACGGCTGAGCGTGATCCCGACATTGTCGATTCAATGGCTGATGCCGCGCCTGCCCGAGTTCAATCAGCGCAATCCCGATGTCCATGTGGAACTGCGGCAGTTCAAGCATGACGAAGACTTCACGCGCGACGATGTCGATTTATGGGTGGAGGTCAAACGCCCCAACCGCCGCTGGCCCGAGCAGGTGCAAGCCCGCTATCTGCTGGGGCGTGAACTGGTTCCCGTATGTGCGCCGGCCCTGAGTCATCAATTCCATCGGCCCGGCGATTTTCTGGCGGCCAGCCTGCTGCACCACACCAATTTCCCGGACAACTGGGCGCTGTGGTTCGCCCAGGCCGGCGTGGCCTGCAAGCCGCAACTGGGCCCGGGCTTTGATCTGACCATGCACCTCATCGTGGCCGCCAAGGCCGGCATAGGCGTGGCCGTGGTGCCGCGCAGTCTGGTGCAAAAAGAGTTGCAGGCGGGCGAACTGGTGATGCCGTTTGACATCTCCGTCTCCTGCGGCCGTGGTTATTACCTGTGCTGGAATCAGGATGCTCCCAGCTTTGCGGCGCGAGACAAATTTGCGGCCTGGCTGGCCGAGCAGGCAGATGCAGACAATTCGCCAGAAGGTGGTTCGTCCAGCGCGCTATAA
- a CDS encoding arsenate reductase ArsC has translation MTTNVLVLCTHNSARSVLAEAMFNHWAGILGVDARAYSAGASPSGRIHPQAIAALSAAGVEVSGLCSKNMDRFAEAGAPPMRVVITVCDSAAAQPCPLWPGAPLQAHWSYPDPSTASESEQRQRFELTRQAIAYRMLQLARLPFETLDSAALQPLLDDIGAS, from the coding sequence ATGACGACGAATGTACTGGTGCTGTGCACGCACAACTCGGCTCGCAGCGTGCTGGCTGAAGCCATGTTCAACCACTGGGCCGGGATTTTGGGTGTGGATGCCCGCGCCTACAGCGCTGGCGCCTCGCCCAGTGGGCGCATCCACCCGCAGGCGATTGCAGCCCTGAGCGCGGCGGGCGTTGAGGTGTCCGGGCTGTGCAGTAAAAACATGGACCGCTTTGCCGAGGCCGGAGCGCCTCCGATGCGAGTGGTCATCACCGTGTGCGATAGCGCAGCGGCCCAGCCCTGCCCTCTGTGGCCCGGTGCACCCCTGCAGGCCCACTGGAGCTATCCGGATCCTTCGACGGCAAGCGAGTCGGAGCAGCGGCAACGCTTTGAGCTGACCCGTCAGGCCATCGCTTACCGCATGTTGCAGCTGGCACGGCTGCCGTTTGAAACCCTGGACAGCGCCGCCTTGCAGCCACTGCTTGACGACATCGGAGCATCCTGA
- a CDS encoding tripartite tricarboxylate transporter substrate binding protein, with protein MHINRREFVSLAAAAGLSPLAHAEAPYPNKPITLVVPFTPGGSVDNSGRLMADRLSRLLGVPVIVDNKGGAGGSLGSAFVAKAKPDGYTLIVTSQSTHVVNPAVTPKLPYDAVNDFAPVTLIDRLSNVLLVNASLPVRSFADLVKYAQANPGKLNYASAGTGSVSHLSMELLKTQAKIDITHVPYRGAGVAITDVMSGQVQLAWNNLSTNLASIKNGKLRALAVAAPQRVAQLPDVPTFAELKLPDLNLTSWTGIAAPAKTPQPIIDRLYQAMRTVLQDPATHTVWDDKGMMVPEELKPQAYRAEIIERIKFYSRIAKANNIVLE; from the coding sequence ATGCACATCAACCGTCGCGAATTCGTAAGCTTGGCCGCTGCTGCCGGCCTGTCCCCTCTGGCCCATGCCGAGGCACCCTACCCCAACAAGCCCATCACCCTGGTCGTGCCTTTCACGCCCGGCGGCTCGGTCGATAACTCGGGCCGCCTGATGGCCGACCGCCTGAGCCGCCTGCTGGGCGTTCCGGTCATCGTGGACAACAAGGGCGGCGCTGGCGGTTCTCTGGGCTCGGCCTTTGTCGCCAAGGCCAAGCCCGATGGCTACACGCTGATCGTCACCTCGCAAAGCACGCATGTGGTCAACCCCGCCGTCACCCCCAAGCTGCCTTATGACGCGGTCAATGACTTTGCCCCCGTCACACTGATCGACCGTCTGTCCAATGTGCTGCTGGTCAACGCCAGCCTGCCCGTGCGCAGCTTTGCCGATCTCGTCAAATATGCCCAGGCCAACCCTGGCAAGCTGAACTACGCCAGCGCAGGCACCGGCTCCGTCTCGCACCTGAGTATGGAATTGCTCAAGACCCAGGCCAAGATTGACATCACCCATGTGCCCTATCGCGGTGCCGGTGTGGCCATCACGGACGTGATGTCGGGCCAAGTTCAGCTGGCCTGGAACAATCTGTCCACCAATCTGGCCAGCATCAAAAACGGCAAACTGCGTGCTCTCGCCGTGGCCGCCCCTCAACGCGTGGCCCAGCTGCCCGATGTGCCTACGTTTGCCGAGCTGAAGCTGCCCGACCTGAACCTCACCTCCTGGACCGGCATCGCTGCACCGGCCAAGACCCCTCAACCCATCATCGACCGCCTCTACCAGGCCATGCGCACGGTATTGCAAGACCCAGCAACCCATACAGTCTGGGACGACAAGGGCATGATGGTGCCGGAAGAGCTCAAACCCCAGGCCTACCGTGCCGAGATCATCGAGCGCATCAAGTTCTACTCGCGCATCGCCAAGGCCAATAACATCGTTCTCGAATGA
- a CDS encoding PDR/VanB family oxidoreductase — protein sequence MQSSSHSSPTPDTLVLELTAAQALTPEVRRLQLRRPDGQRLPAFTAGAHIRVHIPGAGAEPTRCYSLVNSDGDGLIYEIAVKRECAGRGGSQFMHQLAIGQQILVTPPKNDFALHKPPHEALLIAGGIGITPILSMTRHLQATNRPYALHYGARSAAFMPYLQEIEALAGSRAQLYFDDGNPSRGMPLASLLGAPKTSRHVYVCGPRALIDATLAQALHLGWPRSQIHFELFSAPATTAADRGTTIDLARSGRQIDVPAGTSMLDGLIAAGCDPLFDCRRGECGMCAVHMLDGEVEHRDYALSDEQHSEGLVCICVARARSNRITLDL from the coding sequence ATGCAATCCTCTTCACATTCCTCCCCCACCCCAGACACGCTGGTGCTGGAGCTTACGGCGGCCCAAGCACTGACGCCCGAAGTCCGCAGGCTGCAGCTGCGCAGGCCTGACGGCCAGCGCCTGCCCGCTTTTACCGCCGGCGCCCATATCCGCGTGCACATACCAGGTGCTGGCGCAGAGCCCACGCGCTGCTATTCGCTGGTCAACAGCGATGGTGACGGTCTGATCTATGAAATCGCGGTGAAGCGTGAGTGCGCAGGCCGGGGTGGCTCGCAGTTCATGCACCAACTGGCGATAGGCCAGCAAATCCTGGTCACCCCGCCGAAGAACGACTTCGCCTTGCACAAGCCACCGCATGAGGCCTTGCTGATTGCAGGTGGCATAGGGATCACCCCTATTCTGTCCATGACCAGGCATTTGCAGGCAACGAACAGGCCCTATGCCCTGCACTACGGCGCCCGCAGCGCGGCATTCATGCCTTATCTCCAGGAGATTGAAGCACTGGCCGGCAGCAGGGCGCAGCTGTATTTCGACGACGGCAACCCCTCGCGCGGCATGCCGCTGGCAAGCCTGCTCGGCGCACCCAAAACCTCACGCCACGTCTATGTGTGCGGTCCACGTGCGCTAATCGATGCCACACTGGCCCAGGCCCTGCACCTGGGCTGGCCGCGCAGCCAGATTCATTTCGAACTTTTCTCGGCACCTGCTACCACGGCAGCAGACCGCGGCACGACCATCGATCTGGCACGCAGCGGCCGCCAGATCGACGTGCCTGCCGGCACGTCCATGCTAGATGGCTTGATCGCCGCCGGCTGCGATCCCTTGTTCGACTGCCGGCGCGGCGAATGCGGCATGTGCGCGGTGCACATGCTCGATGGCGAGGTCGAGCACCGCGACTACGCCCTGTCGGATGAGCAGCACAGCGAAGGTCTGGTCTGCATCTGTGTCGCACGCGCACGCAGCAACCGCATCACGCTGGATCTTTGA
- a CDS encoding helix-turn-helix transcriptional regulator: MNEEQIIKSLAALANQVRLRVFRVLVVAGAQGLTPSVLAEQLGVAATALSFHLKELSNAGLVTQERIGRNLLYRADFAQMNGVLGYLTDNCCEGAGCELKPDACCPTNNQAC, encoded by the coding sequence ATGAATGAAGAGCAAATCATCAAATCCTTGGCCGCTCTTGCGAACCAGGTACGCCTGCGCGTCTTCCGAGTCTTGGTGGTTGCCGGCGCTCAAGGGCTGACGCCCTCGGTATTGGCAGAGCAACTGGGCGTTGCGGCCACGGCGCTGTCATTTCACCTGAAGGAGCTGAGCAACGCCGGTCTGGTGACGCAGGAGCGCATCGGCCGCAATCTCCTCTATCGCGCCGACTTTGCACAGATGAATGGCGTCCTGGGCTATCTGACGGACAACTGCTGCGAAGGCGCCGGCTGCGAGCTCAAACCCGATGCTTGCTGCCCCACCAACAACCAGGCTTGCTGA
- a CDS encoding S-(hydroxymethyl)glutathione dehydrogenase/class III alcohol dehydrogenase — protein sequence MKSRAAVAFKAGEPLQIVEIDVAAPQKGEVLVKITHTGVCHTDAFTLSGDDPEGIFPAVLGHEGAGIVVEVGEGVTSVQPGDHVIPLYTAECGECLFCKSGKTNLCTAVRATQGKGVMPDGTTRFSYNGEPIYHYMGCSTFSEYTVVAAVSLAKISPDANPEQVCLLGCGVTTGLGAVKNTAKVQEGDTVAVFGLGGIGLAVIQGAQLAKAGRIIAIDTNPGKFELAKTFGATDCVNPKDFDKPIQQVIVEMTGWGVDHSFECIGNTQVMRAALECAHRGWGQSVIIGVAGSGQEISTRPFQLVTGRKWMGTAFGGVKGRSELPGMVEDAMAGKIQLEPFVTHTMGLAKINEAFDLMHEGKSIRSVVNFVE from the coding sequence ATGAAATCACGCGCCGCTGTGGCCTTCAAGGCCGGAGAACCTCTGCAAATCGTCGAGATCGACGTGGCTGCGCCCCAGAAGGGCGAAGTGCTGGTCAAGATCACCCACACCGGCGTTTGCCACACCGATGCCTTCACCCTCTCCGGTGACGATCCCGAAGGCATCTTCCCCGCCGTGCTGGGCCATGAAGGCGCAGGCATTGTGGTGGAAGTGGGCGAAGGCGTGACCAGCGTCCAGCCCGGCGATCATGTGATTCCGCTGTACACCGCCGAATGTGGCGAGTGTCTGTTCTGCAAGAGCGGCAAGACCAACCTGTGCACCGCCGTGCGTGCCACCCAGGGCAAGGGCGTGATGCCCGACGGCACCACCCGTTTCAGCTACAACGGCGAGCCCATCTACCACTACATGGGCTGCTCGACTTTCAGCGAGTACACCGTGGTGGCCGCCGTGTCGCTGGCCAAGATCAGCCCCGACGCCAACCCCGAGCAGGTCTGCCTGCTGGGCTGCGGCGTGACCACCGGCCTGGGCGCCGTGAAGAACACGGCCAAGGTACAGGAAGGCGATACGGTTGCCGTGTTCGGCCTGGGCGGCATCGGTCTGGCCGTGATCCAGGGCGCGCAACTGGCCAAGGCCGGTCGCATCATCGCCATCGACACCAACCCCGGTAAATTCGAGCTGGCCAAGACCTTCGGCGCCACCGATTGCGTGAACCCCAAGGACTTTGACAAGCCCATCCAGCAAGTGATTGTGGAGATGACAGGCTGGGGCGTGGACCACAGCTTCGAGTGCATCGGCAACACCCAGGTGATGCGCGCTGCGCTGGAATGCGCCCACCGCGGCTGGGGCCAGTCGGTCATCATCGGCGTGGCCGGCAGCGGCCAGGAAATTTCCACCCGCCCCTTCCAACTGGTGACCGGCCGCAAGTGGATGGGCACGGCCTTTGGCGGCGTCAAGGGCCGCAGCGAGCTGCCCGGCATGGTGGAAGACGCCATGGCCGGCAAGATTCAGCTCGAACCCTTTGTGACCCACACCATGGGCCTGGCCAAGATCAACGAAGCCTTTGATCTGATGCATGAAGGCAAGTCGATTCGTTCGGTGGTGAATTTCGTCGAATAA
- the fghA gene encoding S-formylglutathione hydrolase — MSHSFELKTAHACFGGAQRYYEHFSSEIGLAMKFSVYLPPKAVMGEKVPALIYLAGLTCTEETFMTKAGAQRLAAELNIALICPDTSPRGAGLPGESDAWDFGVGAGFYLDATTKPWALHWRMESYLLNDLLPLIGAKLPVDLQRLGIFGHSMGGHGALTLALRHPGKFKSLSAFAPIANPVNCPWGQKAFAGYLGENQAEWAQHDASELMAAQTQAPYPAGILIDQGLADKFLMEKQLLPEAFEAACDKAGQPLTLRRQSGYDHGYYFIQSFIDDHLRHHAAQL, encoded by the coding sequence ATGTCCCACTCTTTTGAACTCAAAACCGCCCACGCCTGCTTTGGTGGCGCCCAGCGCTATTACGAACATTTCTCCAGCGAAATCGGCCTGGCCATGAAGTTCTCGGTCTATCTGCCGCCCAAGGCCGTGATGGGCGAGAAGGTGCCGGCGCTGATCTACCTGGCCGGCCTGACCTGCACCGAAGAAACCTTTATGACCAAAGCCGGTGCCCAGCGTCTGGCGGCCGAGCTGAATATCGCTCTGATCTGCCCCGACACCAGCCCGCGCGGCGCCGGCCTGCCCGGCGAATCCGATGCCTGGGACTTTGGCGTGGGTGCAGGTTTCTATCTTGATGCCACGACCAAGCCCTGGGCCCTGCACTGGCGCATGGAAAGCTACCTCCTGAACGACCTGCTGCCGCTGATCGGTGCCAAACTGCCGGTGGATCTGCAGCGCCTGGGCATCTTCGGCCACAGCATGGGCGGCCACGGCGCGCTGACGCTGGCTCTGCGCCACCCCGGCAAGTTCAAGTCGCTGTCAGCCTTTGCGCCGATTGCCAATCCCGTCAACTGCCCCTGGGGCCAGAAAGCCTTTGCCGGTTATCTGGGCGAGAACCAGGCCGAATGGGCCCAACATGACGCCAGCGAGCTGATGGCCGCGCAGACGCAAGCCCCCTACCCAGCCGGCATTCTTATCGACCAGGGCCTGGCCGATAAATTTCTGATGGAAAAGCAGCTGCTGCCCGAAGCCTTTGAAGCGGCCTGTGACAAGGCCGGCCAGCCGCTCACGCTGCGCCGCCAGTCCGGCTACGACCACGGCTACTACTTCATCCAGAGCTTTATCGACGACCATCTGCGCCACCATGCGGCGCAGCTGTAA
- the arsB gene encoding ACR3 family arsenite efflux transporter, with the protein MKVSGSAQPVMGGFERYLTVWVLLCIVAGIALGHWMPALSHAIAAMAVAKVNLPVGLLIWVMIIPMLVKIDFSALSRVKSHARGIGVTLFINWGVKPFSMALLAWLFLRQLFAQWLDPAQVDSYVAGLILLAAAPCTAMVFVWSQLCKGDPYFTLSQVALNDAIMLLAFAPIVALLLGISSISVPWDTLLVSVLLYILMPVAIAQMLRQQLLRRSEAALQRASAAMGPLSMLALLATLVLLFAFQGKTILEQPLVIALLAVPILIQVVLNSGLAYWLNKKLGVAHCVAGPSALIGASNFFELAVATAISLFGLHSGAALATVVGVLIEVPVMLVVVAVVNRSRHWYETAARPES; encoded by the coding sequence ATGAAAGTATCCGGTTCTGCACAACCTGTCATGGGCGGTTTTGAGCGCTATCTGACGGTATGGGTGCTGCTCTGCATCGTCGCCGGCATTGCCCTGGGCCACTGGATGCCGGCGCTGAGCCACGCCATCGCCGCCATGGCAGTGGCAAAAGTCAATCTTCCGGTAGGCCTGCTGATCTGGGTGATGATCATTCCCATGCTGGTCAAGATCGACTTCTCGGCTCTGTCACGGGTGAAGTCGCATGCACGCGGCATTGGCGTGACCCTGTTCATCAACTGGGGCGTCAAGCCTTTCTCCATGGCCTTGCTGGCCTGGCTTTTTTTGCGCCAGCTGTTTGCACAATGGCTGGACCCCGCGCAGGTGGACAGCTATGTGGCCGGCCTGATTTTGCTGGCTGCTGCGCCCTGCACGGCCATGGTGTTTGTCTGGAGCCAGCTGTGCAAGGGCGATCCGTATTTCACGCTTTCCCAGGTGGCCTTGAACGACGCCATCATGCTGCTGGCTTTTGCGCCCATCGTGGCGCTGCTGCTGGGCATATCCTCCATCAGCGTGCCGTGGGATACCTTGCTGGTATCGGTGCTGCTGTACATCCTCATGCCTGTGGCCATCGCCCAGATGCTGCGCCAGCAGCTTCTCCGTCGGAGCGAGGCCGCATTGCAGCGGGCCAGTGCCGCAATGGGCCCGCTGTCCATGCTGGCACTGCTTGCCACCTTGGTGCTGCTGTTCGCATTCCAGGGCAAAACCATTTTGGAGCAGCCTTTGGTGATCGCGCTGCTGGCCGTGCCCATCCTCATACAGGTGGTGCTGAACTCCGGGCTGGCCTACTGGCTGAACAAAAAACTGGGCGTGGCGCATTGCGTGGCCGGCCCATCCGCCTTGATTGGCGCCAGCAATTTCTTCGAGCTGGCGGTGGCTACCGCCATCAGCCTTTTCGGCCTGCATTCGGGCGCGGCGCTGGCAACCGTGGTCGGGGTGTTGATTGAAGTGCCCGTGATGCTGGTCGTGGTGGCTGTCGTGAACCGGTCCAGGCACTGGTATGAAACTGCGGCACGCCCAGAGAGCTGA